A genomic region of Papaver somniferum cultivar HN1 chromosome 7, ASM357369v1, whole genome shotgun sequence contains the following coding sequences:
- the LOC113296574 gene encoding uncharacterized protein LOC113296574 produces the protein MEIFSRLLIKGEEEASIHGVKITPKNCPISHLFIADNCLLFIRADLKECHNIRKLIETFSTASGQMINFEKSGFFFSKKVQPKHQRMICKILKIKKIDPKDTYLGTPLFISRAKIQLFDSIVEKMEQKIQRWIGKTLSQASKMVLNKATLASVASYQMSCFILPKVTTKKIASLQRDFWWGKESKYKGYYPISYSCLCKPRSKGGLGFRNAQKFNLAMKAKLAWRLLTEPFMLWVSQLKPRYFRKTSAFKAKIPTTSSWIWKCISKGIILIEQNSIWEIGDGYSTNIWDHKCIPDLEEHLRNYKTNTNSHLTLVKDIFALFTMKWNYNLLTEMFPVNIANKINKIRIIRGKPDTLTWLLTKTGKFTVKSIYLEFWYKDHPLLNQVNNGKSLTPNWKPPSKSQLKLNIDAAWISANLPAGLSLILRSDAGTIEQCRAGAFTASTPEEAEALGLLEGAKWAAENGLTNFSIEGDCKNLFDYLNGIESSLEWQNISVLDQVIHTLKSCNNFLGFYFVPRSANNVADIMAKEARSFSSTCNWRKEASVY, from the exons ATGGAAATCTTCTCTAGGCTTCTTATTAAAGGGGAGGAGGAAGCCTCTATTCATGGAGTAAAAATTACTCCAAAAAACTGTCCTATTTCCCATCTGTTTATTGCAGATAATTGCCTTCTTTTTATCAGAGCTGATCTGAAAGAATGTCATAATATACGTAAACTTATAGAAACTTTCAGTACAGCCTCTGGTCAAATGATTAACTTTGAAAAATCTGGATTTTTCTTTAGTAAGAAAGTTCAACCAAAACATCAAAGAATGATATGTAAAATACTTAAGATTAAGAAAATAGATCCTAAAGATACCTACCTAGGTACTCCTCTATTCATTAGTAGAGCAAAAATTCAGCTCTTCGACTCTATTGTGGAGAAGATGGAGCAAAAAATCCAAAGATGGATTGGCAAAACTCTGTCTCAAGCAAGTAAAATGGTCCTAAATAAAGCTACTCTAGCTAGTGTAGCTAGTTATCAAATGAGTTGCTTCATTTTACCAAAAGTAACTACTAAAAAGATTGCTTCCCTCcaaagagacttttggtggggCAAAGAATCTAAATATAAAGGATACTACCCAATATCCTACTCTTGTCTTTGTAAACCAAGAAGTAAAGGAGGATTGGGTTTTAGAAATGCACAAAAATTCAATCTAGCCATGAAAGCCAAACTTGCATGGAGACTTCTAACTGAGCCTTTCATGCTTTGGGTATCACAGCTAAAACCTAGATACTTTAGAAAGACCTCTGCCTTTAAAGCTAAAATCCCAACTACAAGTTCGTGGATTTGGAAATGTATTAGTAAAGGTATCATCTTAATAGAACAAAATAGTATTTGGGAAATAGGAGATGGATATAGCACCAACATCTGGGATCACAAATGCATCCCTGATCTAGAAGAGCACCTTAGAAACTACAAAACTAATACTAACTCTCACTTAACTCTTGTGAAGGATATATTTGCTCTCTTCACTATGAAGTGGAACTATAATCTGTTGACTGAAATGTTTCCAGtaaatattgcaaataaaattAACAAGATTAGAATAATTAGAGGAAAACCAGACACTCTAACATGGCTGCTTACAAAAACAGGGAAATTCACAGTTAAATCTAT ATACTTGGAATTCTGGTACAAAGACCACCCTTTACTGAACCAAGTTAATAATGGGAAATCTCTAACACCCAATTGGAAGCCTCCTTCGAAATCTCAACTAAAACTAAATATTGATGCTGCTTGGATTTCAGCTAATCTACCAGCAGGTCTTTCTTTAATTCTTCGAAGTGATGCAGGAACCATCGAACAATGCAGAGCAGGAGCTTTCACAGCCTCTACCCCTGAAGAAGCGGAAGCTCTAGGTTTGTTGGAGGGAGCTAAATGGGCAGCAGAGAATGGATTGACGAATTTCTCAATTGAAGGAGACTGCAAAAACCTTTTTGATTACCTTAATGGCATTGAATCTTCATTAGAATGGCAAAACATATCAGTCTTAGACCAAGTTATCCATACTCTAAAATCGTGtaataattttttaggtttttattttgttcCAAGATCAGCTAACAATGTAGCGGACATAATGGCCAAAGAAGCTAGGAGCTTTAGCTCAACTTGTAATTGGAGAAAAGAAGCTTCAGTGTATTAG